The Rhodococcus sp. X156 genome window below encodes:
- the mfd gene encoding transcription-repair coupling factor, whose product MSAPLAGLLATALPDSALQAVTEAVGAAHLELEGPSSARPFVVGALAQQVPVLVVTATGREAEDLGASLTEMLGEHRVAVFPSWETLPHERLSPRADTVGRRLQTLRHLAHPEENPGGEPLQVVITTVRSLVQPMAVGLGEMEPVRMKVGEEHSFDGVVQRLVELAYARVDMVGKRGEFAIRGGILDVFPPTCDHPVRVEFWGDEVSELRAFAVADQRSLDDVEVAVLEAPGCREMLLTADVRERARALAADHAEDAALTEMLEKLADGIPVEGMEALLPVLLPGQLELLTDAMPTGSHVLLCDPEKIRTRAHDLVRTGQEFLEASWTAASVGAAAPLDPKGLNLGASAYRGLDEVRENAQQHGTPWWTLSPLLSGRDGSGALTLDVTAVKPARGLEPEIAATFAMLRAHCASGGAAAVVVAGAGTAQRVLERLVEAEVSAVRGEPGAAPEPGHVTVLCGSLSDGVVLPGVRLVVVSESDLTGNRAAATTDGRRLPAKRRNQVDPLALNAGDLVVHDQHGIGKFVEMVERTVGGARREYLVVEYAPSKRGHPGDRLFVPMDSLDQLSRYVGGELPALSKLGGSDWAHTKRKARKAVREIAAELVQLYAARQAAPGHAFGPDTPWQREMEDAFPFTETVDQMTAINEVKSDMEKPVPMDRVICGDVGYGKTEIAVRAAFKAVQDGKQVAVLAPTTLLSQQHLQTFTERMTGFPVTVRGLSRFTDPKEAKETLAGLADGSVDIVVGTHRLLQTGVQWKDLGLVVVDEEQRFGVEHKEHIKAMRTAVDVLTMSATPIPRTLEMSLAGIREMSTILTPPEERHPILTYVGAYDDKQVAAAVRRELLRDGQVFYVHNRVSSIDKAAKRIRDLVPEARVAVAHGQMNEDVLEKTVEGFWNREHDVLVCTTIIETGLDISNANTLLVERADALGLSQLHQLRGRVGRSRDRGYAYFLYPPEKPLTETAYDRLATIAQNSELGAGMAVAMKDLEIRGAGNVLGAEQSGHVAGVGFDLYIRLVGEAVEAYRAAADGHAIPTAEEVKEVRVDLPVDAHIPPDYVDSDRLRLEAYRKLAEAQDEEALAGLQEELVDRYGPPPEPVHNLFAVARLRLLCRHYSVTEVTVTGTQLRLSPLPLADSQQVRLKRLYPSAQYKPTTHLVQLPLPRSGSGGIGAERLRDTELLQFVADLLLQLDGKPAGMVSVTPATAAVG is encoded by the coding sequence TTGTCTGCACCGCTCGCCGGTCTGCTCGCCACTGCCCTTCCTGACTCCGCGCTGCAGGCGGTCACCGAGGCCGTCGGCGCGGCGCACCTGGAGCTCGAGGGCCCCAGCTCCGCCCGCCCGTTCGTCGTCGGCGCCCTCGCCCAGCAGGTGCCCGTGCTGGTGGTCACCGCCACCGGCCGCGAGGCCGAGGACCTGGGCGCCTCGCTCACCGAGATGCTCGGCGAGCACCGGGTGGCGGTGTTCCCCTCCTGGGAGACCCTGCCGCACGAGCGGCTGTCCCCGCGCGCGGACACCGTGGGCCGGCGCCTGCAGACGCTGCGCCACCTGGCCCACCCGGAGGAGAACCCCGGGGGCGAGCCGCTGCAGGTGGTGATCACCACGGTGCGCAGCCTGGTCCAGCCGATGGCGGTGGGGCTCGGCGAGATGGAGCCGGTGCGGATGAAGGTGGGCGAGGAGCACAGCTTCGACGGCGTGGTGCAGCGCCTGGTCGAGCTGGCCTACGCCCGGGTGGACATGGTGGGCAAACGCGGTGAGTTCGCCATCCGCGGCGGCATCCTGGACGTCTTCCCGCCCACCTGTGACCACCCGGTGCGGGTGGAGTTCTGGGGCGACGAGGTGAGCGAGCTGCGCGCCTTCGCGGTGGCCGACCAGCGCTCCCTGGACGACGTCGAGGTCGCCGTGCTGGAGGCGCCGGGCTGCCGGGAGATGCTGCTCACCGCCGACGTGCGGGAGCGGGCCCGTGCGCTGGCCGCCGACCACGCCGAGGACGCCGCCCTCACCGAGATGCTGGAGAAGCTGGCCGACGGCATCCCGGTGGAGGGCATGGAGGCCCTGCTGCCGGTGCTGCTGCCCGGCCAGCTGGAGCTGCTCACCGACGCGATGCCCACCGGCTCGCACGTGCTGCTGTGCGACCCGGAGAAGATCCGCACCCGCGCCCACGACCTGGTGCGCACCGGCCAGGAGTTCCTGGAGGCGTCCTGGACGGCGGCCTCGGTGGGGGCCGCCGCTCCGCTGGACCCCAAGGGGCTGAACCTGGGCGCCTCGGCCTACCGCGGCCTGGACGAGGTGCGCGAGAACGCCCAGCAGCACGGCACCCCGTGGTGGACGCTGAGCCCGCTGCTGTCCGGGCGCGACGGCTCCGGCGCGCTCACCCTGGACGTCACCGCCGTCAAGCCCGCCCGCGGGCTGGAGCCGGAGATCGCCGCCACCTTCGCCATGCTGCGCGCCCACTGCGCCTCCGGAGGCGCCGCCGCCGTGGTGGTGGCCGGCGCCGGCACGGCCCAGCGGGTGCTGGAGCGGCTGGTGGAGGCCGAGGTGTCGGCCGTGCGCGGCGAGCCCGGTGCCGCCCCCGAGCCCGGCCACGTCACCGTGCTGTGCGGCAGCCTCTCCGACGGCGTGGTGCTGCCCGGCGTCCGGCTGGTGGTGGTCTCGGAGTCCGACCTCACCGGCAACCGGGCCGCCGCCACCACCGACGGCCGCCGGCTGCCCGCCAAGCGGCGCAACCAGGTGGACCCGCTCGCCCTGAACGCCGGTGACCTGGTGGTGCACGACCAGCACGGCATCGGCAAGTTCGTGGAGATGGTGGAGCGCACGGTCGGCGGCGCCCGCCGGGAGTACCTGGTGGTGGAGTACGCGCCCAGCAAGCGCGGCCACCCCGGCGACCGGCTGTTCGTCCCGATGGACTCCCTGGACCAGCTCTCCCGCTACGTCGGTGGCGAGCTGCCCGCGCTGAGCAAGCTGGGCGGCTCGGACTGGGCGCACACCAAGCGCAAGGCGCGCAAGGCCGTCCGGGAGATCGCCGCCGAGCTGGTGCAGCTCTACGCCGCGCGCCAGGCCGCGCCCGGCCACGCCTTCGGCCCGGACACCCCGTGGCAGCGGGAGATGGAGGACGCGTTCCCCTTCACCGAGACCGTGGACCAGATGACCGCCATCAACGAGGTCAAGTCCGACATGGAGAAGCCGGTCCCGATGGACCGGGTGATCTGCGGCGACGTCGGCTACGGCAAGACCGAGATCGCGGTGCGCGCGGCGTTCAAGGCGGTGCAGGACGGCAAGCAGGTCGCCGTGCTCGCGCCCACCACCCTGCTGTCGCAGCAGCACCTGCAGACCTTCACCGAGCGGATGACGGGCTTCCCGGTCACCGTGCGCGGGCTGTCCCGCTTCACCGACCCAAAGGAGGCCAAGGAGACCTTGGCCGGCCTGGCCGACGGCAGCGTGGACATCGTGGTGGGCACGCACCGGCTGCTGCAGACCGGCGTGCAGTGGAAGGACCTCGGCCTGGTGGTGGTGGACGAGGAGCAGCGCTTCGGCGTGGAGCACAAGGAGCACATCAAGGCGATGCGCACCGCGGTGGACGTGCTCACCATGTCCGCCACCCCCATCCCGCGCACGCTGGAGATGAGCCTGGCCGGCATCCGCGAGATGTCCACCATCCTCACCCCGCCCGAGGAGCGGCACCCGATCCTCACCTACGTCGGCGCCTACGACGACAAGCAGGTCGCCGCCGCGGTGCGCCGCGAGCTGCTCCGCGACGGCCAGGTGTTCTACGTGCACAACCGGGTGTCCTCGATCGACAAGGCGGCCAAGCGCATCCGTGACCTGGTGCCGGAGGCCCGGGTGGCCGTGGCGCACGGGCAGATGAACGAGGACGTGCTGGAGAAGACCGTCGAGGGCTTCTGGAACCGTGAGCACGACGTGCTGGTGTGCACCACCATCATCGAGACCGGGCTGGACATCTCCAACGCCAACACGCTGCTGGTGGAGCGGGCCGACGCCCTCGGCCTGAGCCAGCTGCACCAGCTGCGGGGCCGCGTGGGCCGCAGCCGCGACCGGGGCTACGCCTACTTCCTGTACCCGCCGGAGAAGCCGCTCACCGAGACCGCCTACGACCGGCTCGCCACCATCGCGCAGAACTCCGAGCTGGGCGCCGGCATGGCGGTGGCCATGAAGGACCTGGAGATCCGCGGCGCGGGCAACGTGCTCGGCGCCGAGCAGTCCGGGCACGTCGCCGGCGTCGGCTTCGACCTCTACATCCGGCTGGTGGGCGAGGCGGTGGAGGCCTACCGCGCCGCCGCCGACGGCCACGCCATCCCCACCGCCGAGGAGGTCAAGGAGGTGCGGGTGGACCTGCCGGTGGACGCGCACATCCCCCCGGACTACGTGGACTCCGACCGACTGCGCCTGGAGGCCTACCGCAAGCTGGCCGAGGCGCAGGACGAGGAGGCCCTGGCCGGCCTGCAGGAGGAGCTGGTGGACCGCTACGGCCCGCCGCCGGAGCCGGTGCACAACCTCTTCGCGGTGGCCCGGCTGCGGTTGCTGTGCCGGCACTACTCGGTGACCGAGGTGACCGTCACCGGCACCCAGCTGCGGCTGTCGCCGCTGCCGCTGGCCGACTCCCAGCAGGTCCGGCTCAAGCGGCTCTACCCGAGCGCCCAGTACAAGCCGACCACCCACCTGGTGCAGCTGCCGCTGCCCCGCTCCGGCAGCGGCGGGATCGGGGCAGAGCGGTTGCGCGACACCGAGCTGCTGCAGTTCGTGGCGGACCTGCTGCTGCAGCTGGACGGCAAGCCGGCCGGCATGGTCAGTGTGACCCCGGCCACTGCTGCAGTGGGTTGA
- a CDS encoding SurA N-terminal domain-containing protein, with amino-acid sequence MTVSQPVRAPRRRTALALAAAAAALVVTGCGGGPTLPGAAATVGDDRISVEQLQSQVDSVLTFRGGPENAAVRDQLPTITQQVLSGEVQRALVARAVQRTNLPVDEQAIADQVARIDPKVLDGQGVTFITPQTLPQFVHDQLVIAQLGATSWDSLAVVADLTTATDQADAEAKARRMAESPESSRAVVDEAKAQGQQTQVGYPLSPAVLEGLAGSPLFAAAEGSGIAFRLDQQWQAARIVSRTTTAPKTTSADAVDASQAQASSTYALGVTLLQELAGNPEVRVNPRYGTWDPYQGQVVNESDPRSVVFSPRS; translated from the coding sequence GTGACCGTCTCCCAGCCCGTGCGGGCACCCCGCCGCCGGACCGCTCTTGCTCTCGCCGCTGCTGCCGCCGCCCTGGTCGTGACCGGCTGTGGGGGAGGCCCGACGCTGCCCGGCGCCGCGGCCACCGTCGGCGACGACCGCATCAGCGTGGAGCAGCTGCAGTCCCAGGTGGACTCGGTGCTCACCTTCCGCGGTGGACCCGAGAACGCCGCGGTGCGCGACCAGCTGCCCACGATCACCCAGCAGGTGCTCTCCGGGGAGGTCCAGCGCGCCCTGGTCGCCCGGGCGGTGCAGCGCACCAACCTGCCGGTGGACGAGCAGGCGATCGCTGACCAGGTGGCCAGGATCGACCCCAAGGTGCTGGACGGGCAGGGCGTCACCTTCATCACGCCGCAGACGCTGCCGCAGTTCGTCCACGACCAGCTGGTCATCGCCCAGCTGGGCGCCACCTCCTGGGACAGCCTCGCCGTGGTCGCCGACCTCACCACCGCCACCGACCAGGCCGACGCGGAGGCCAAGGCCCGGCGGATGGCGGAGAGCCCGGAGTCCTCCCGCGCCGTGGTGGACGAGGCGAAGGCCCAGGGCCAGCAGACCCAGGTCGGCTACCCGCTGAGCCCGGCGGTGCTGGAGGGACTGGCGGGCAGCCCGCTGTTCGCCGCCGCCGAGGGCAGCGGCATCGCCTTCCGGCTGGACCAGCAGTGGCAGGCCGCACGCATCGTCAGCCGCACCACCACCGCGCCGAAGACCACCTCCGCCGACGCCGTGGACGCCAGCCAGGCCCAGGCCAGCTCCACCTACGCCCTGGGCGTCACCCTGCTGCAGGAGCTGGCCGGCAACCCCGAGGTGCGGGTGAATCCCCGCTACGGCACCTGGGACCCGTACCAGGGCCAGGTGGTCAACGAGTCCGACCCGCGCTCCGTCGTCTTCAGCCCGCGGTCGTGA
- a CDS encoding MazG family protein, whose translation MSAPDPGQAPTVVLLDPLRPDDVPAAALALLRGPVSCTPDVPDAVRAACTVVADAPVLVSSDETHPQVLQRREAGAAVLRSHPPTGSQLLEAVAVMDRLRSPGGCPWDAEQTHDSLRRYLVEECYELLDALDSGAPVHVVEELGDVLLQVLFHARVAAEQPAADGGFDIDDVARALVVKLVHRHPHVFADPAHGAVERVADSAAQQLRWEELKAVEKRRDSAVEGVATGQPALALAAKLVSRATRAGLPADLVPAELAAVGGGDAEDTLRRAALRFAAQVRAAEDAARGDGVDPAALSEPDWRRYWAQARVTQPNSVEPQ comes from the coding sequence GTGAGCGCGCCCGACCCCGGGCAGGCGCCGACCGTGGTGCTGCTCGATCCGCTGCGCCCCGACGACGTGCCCGCGGCGGCGCTGGCCCTGCTGCGCGGCCCGGTCAGCTGCACCCCCGACGTGCCCGACGCCGTGCGGGCGGCGTGCACCGTGGTGGCCGACGCCCCCGTGCTGGTCAGCTCCGACGAGACCCACCCGCAGGTGCTGCAGCGGCGGGAGGCCGGTGCTGCGGTGCTGCGCAGCCACCCGCCCACCGGGTCCCAGCTGCTGGAGGCGGTGGCGGTGATGGACCGCCTGCGCTCGCCCGGCGGCTGCCCGTGGGACGCCGAGCAGACCCACGACTCGCTGCGCCGCTACCTGGTGGAGGAGTGCTACGAGCTGCTGGACGCGCTGGACTCCGGTGCGCCCGTGCACGTGGTCGAGGAGCTGGGCGACGTGCTGCTGCAGGTGCTCTTCCACGCCCGCGTGGCCGCCGAGCAGCCCGCCGCCGACGGTGGCTTTGACATCGACGACGTGGCGCGGGCCCTGGTGGTCAAGCTGGTGCACCGCCATCCCCACGTGTTCGCCGACCCCGCCCACGGGGCGGTGGAGCGGGTGGCCGACTCCGCGGCGCAGCAGCTGCGCTGGGAGGAGCTCAAGGCGGTGGAGAAGCGCCGCGACTCGGCGGTGGAGGGGGTGGCCACCGGTCAGCCCGCGCTGGCCCTGGCGGCCAAGCTGGTCTCCCGCGCCACCCGCGCCGGTCTGCCTGCCGACCTGGTGCCCGCCGAGCTGGCGGCGGTGGGCGGCGGTGACGCCGAGGACACCCTGCGCCGGGCAGCGCTGCGCTTCGCCGCGCAGGTGCGGGCGGCCGAGGACGCCGCGCGCGGCGACGGCGTCGACCCCGCGGCGCTGTCCGAGCCCGACTGGCGGCGGTACTGGGCCCAGGCACGGGTGACTCAGCCGAACAGCGTGGAGCCCCAGTAG
- the efeB gene encoding iron uptake transporter deferrochelatase/peroxidase subunit — protein MSTPSPGGRFSRRRLLGLGGAAVAAAGVGVGVVAGRETAGGATVPGSATVAFRGSRQAGIITPAQDRLHFVAFDVTTDSRTELVDLLREWTQAAERMTAGQEAVPDGATGGKAHAPPGDTGEALGLPASSLTLTIGFGPSLFTHPAQGDRFGIAGQRPDPLTELPRFPHDQLDPARSGGDLAIQACADDPQVAVHAIRNLARIGFGVVSVRWSQLGFGRTSSTSTTQATPRNLFGFKDGTRNLKAEDPVALDQHVWVQPGDGPAWLSGGTYLVARRIRMQIETWDRSSLKEQETIVGRTKGSGAPLGQVDEFDPVDLGIRDSRGPVIPVDSHVRLASAEELGGIQLLRRGYNFTDGSDGVGHLDAGLFFLACCRNPQTQFVPMQLALASRDAMTEYLEHNGSAVFACPPGLGSTDYWGSTLFG, from the coding sequence GTGAGCACCCCGTCCCCGGGCGGGCGGTTCTCCCGGCGCCGGCTGCTGGGGCTCGGCGGCGCCGCGGTGGCCGCGGCCGGGGTCGGGGTCGGGGTGGTGGCTGGGCGGGAGACCGCCGGCGGGGCCACGGTGCCGGGCTCGGCCACGGTGGCCTTCCGCGGCAGCAGGCAGGCCGGGATCATCACCCCGGCGCAGGACCGGCTGCACTTCGTCGCCTTCGACGTCACCACCGACTCCCGCACCGAGCTGGTGGACCTGCTGCGGGAGTGGACCCAGGCGGCCGAGCGGATGACGGCCGGGCAGGAGGCGGTGCCGGACGGCGCCACCGGCGGCAAGGCCCACGCCCCGCCCGGGGACACCGGCGAGGCACTGGGCCTGCCCGCCTCCTCGCTCACCCTCACCATCGGGTTCGGCCCGTCGCTGTTCACGCACCCCGCCCAGGGGGATCGCTTCGGCATCGCCGGGCAGCGCCCGGACCCGCTCACCGAGCTGCCGCGCTTTCCGCACGACCAGCTGGACCCGGCCCGCAGCGGGGGCGACCTCGCCATCCAGGCCTGCGCCGACGACCCGCAGGTGGCGGTGCACGCCATCCGCAACCTGGCCCGCATCGGGTTCGGGGTGGTGTCGGTGCGCTGGTCGCAGCTGGGTTTCGGGCGCACCTCCTCCACCTCCACCACGCAGGCCACCCCCCGCAACCTGTTCGGGTTCAAGGACGGCACCCGCAACCTCAAGGCGGAGGACCCGGTGGCCCTGGACCAGCACGTGTGGGTGCAGCCCGGCGACGGACCGGCCTGGCTCAGCGGCGGGACCTACCTGGTGGCGCGGCGCATCCGGATGCAGATCGAGACCTGGGACCGCTCCTCGCTGAAGGAGCAGGAGACCATCGTGGGGCGCACCAAGGGCTCGGGGGCACCGCTGGGCCAGGTGGACGAGTTCGACCCCGTCGACCTGGGCATCCGCGACTCGCGGGGGCCGGTCATCCCGGTGGACTCACACGTGCGGCTGGCCTCGGCCGAGGAGCTCGGCGGCATCCAGCTGCTGCGGCGCGGCTACAACTTCACCGACGGCTCCGACGGGGTGGGCCACCTCGACGCGGGCCTGTTCTTCCTGGCCTGCTGCCGCAACCCGCAGACGCAGTTCGTGCCGATGCAGCTGGCGCTGGCCAGCAGGGACGCGATGACCGAGTACCTGGAGCACAACGGCTCCGCCGTGTTCGCCTGCCCGCCGGGGCTGGGCAGCACCGACTACTGGGGCTCCACGCTGTTCGGCTGA
- the efeO gene encoding iron uptake system protein EfeO has protein sequence MPRTPLSRPLSLATALVLVPLALAGCTAKAGSSAHGVVSVKAGDSSCEVSTTSASTGNTTFEVTNTGSKTTEFYLYAEGDRIMGEVENISPGLSRRLIVEVPQAGSYTTACKPGMVGDGIRGDFLVSGDTVQGDTDTKLDDATDSYQRYVNSQADALTAKTAEFVVAVKAGDVALAKTLYPVARTYWERIEPVAESFGDLDPITDGREDALEPGQELTGWHRLERDLWRDGLQPDSVAMADQLQTNVNEVSTRARTVELSALEMANGAKALLDEVATGKVTGEEEAYSHTDLWDFRANIDGSEAAIASLRPVLQERNPDLVPTLDARFAAVDQALTALQAGDGYVLYDQLTPEQVKDLSDKVDALAEPLSSVAGTVAE, from the coding sequence GTGCCTCGCACCCCCCTCTCCCGCCCTCTCTCGCTGGCCACTGCCCTCGTGCTCGTGCCGCTCGCCCTGGCCGGGTGCACCGCCAAGGCCGGCAGCAGTGCGCACGGCGTGGTCTCGGTCAAGGCCGGCGACAGCTCCTGCGAGGTCTCCACCACCAGCGCGAGCACCGGCAACACCACCTTCGAGGTGACCAACACCGGCAGCAAGACCACCGAGTTCTACCTCTACGCCGAGGGCGACCGGATCATGGGCGAGGTGGAGAACATCAGTCCCGGGCTCAGCCGACGGCTCATCGTGGAGGTGCCGCAAGCCGGCAGCTACACCACCGCCTGCAAGCCCGGCATGGTCGGCGACGGCATCCGCGGGGACTTCCTGGTCAGCGGGGACACCGTGCAGGGCGACACCGACACCAAGCTGGACGACGCCACCGACAGCTACCAGCGCTACGTCAACAGCCAGGCCGACGCGCTCACCGCCAAGACCGCCGAGTTCGTCGTCGCCGTCAAGGCCGGTGACGTGGCGCTGGCCAAGACGCTGTACCCGGTGGCCCGCACCTACTGGGAGCGCATCGAACCGGTGGCGGAGAGCTTCGGCGACCTCGACCCGATCACCGACGGCCGCGAGGACGCCCTGGAGCCCGGCCAGGAGCTCACCGGCTGGCACCGCCTGGAGCGCGACCTGTGGCGCGACGGCCTGCAGCCGGACTCCGTGGCCATGGCCGACCAGCTGCAGACCAACGTCAACGAGGTGTCCACCCGGGCCCGCACCGTGGAGCTCTCCGCGCTGGAGATGGCCAACGGCGCCAAGGCCCTGCTGGACGAGGTGGCCACCGGCAAGGTGACCGGCGAGGAGGAGGCCTACTCGCACACCGACCTGTGGGACTTCCGCGCCAACATCGACGGCTCCGAGGCCGCGATCGCGTCGCTGCGCCCGGTGCTGCAGGAGCGCAACCCCGACCTGGTCCCCACCCTCGACGCCCGCTTCGCCGCGGTGGACCAGGCCCTCACCGCGCTGCAGGCCGGGGACGGCTACGTGCTCTACGACCAGCTCACCCCCGAGCAGGTCAAGGACCTCTCCGACAAGGTGGACGCGCTGGCGGAGCCGCTGAGCAGCGTGGCCGGGACGGTCGCCGAGTGA
- the efeU gene encoding iron uptake transporter permease EfeU — translation MLVSNVLIGLREGLEAAIVVLILVAFLVKTDRSSALRWVWLGVGAAVLLSVAVGAALHYGTSELSFTAQEAVGGFASIVAVAFVTWMVLWMRTAARSMSGTLRAGMETALRAGPVAVAVMAFLAVGREGLETALFFFSSVQAANGGTAQPLLGFALGLATAVLLGYLMYRGAVRINLSRFFTVTGVLLVVVAAGILAYGVHDLQEAGILPGLNTLAFDVSAHVRPDSWLGTLLKGIFNFSPATTVLEAVVWVLYVVIVLTLFLRPTRSAAPTPATAALRS, via the coding sequence ATGCTCGTCAGCAACGTGTTGATCGGCCTGCGGGAGGGCCTCGAGGCGGCGATCGTCGTGCTCATCCTGGTGGCGTTCCTCGTCAAGACCGACCGCAGCTCCGCTCTGCGCTGGGTGTGGCTGGGCGTCGGCGCGGCCGTGCTCCTCAGCGTGGCGGTGGGCGCGGCCCTGCACTACGGCACCTCCGAGCTGTCCTTCACCGCCCAGGAGGCAGTGGGCGGGTTCGCCTCCATCGTGGCGGTCGCCTTCGTCACCTGGATGGTGCTGTGGATGCGCACCGCGGCGCGCTCGATGTCCGGCACGCTCCGGGCGGGCATGGAGACGGCGCTGCGGGCCGGGCCGGTCGCGGTGGCCGTGATGGCGTTCCTCGCGGTCGGCCGGGAGGGCCTGGAGACGGCGCTGTTCTTCTTCTCCAGCGTCCAGGCGGCCAACGGCGGCACCGCCCAGCCGCTGCTGGGGTTCGCCCTCGGCCTCGCGACGGCGGTCCTCCTCGGCTACCTGATGTACCGCGGCGCCGTGCGGATCAACCTCAGCCGCTTCTTCACCGTCACCGGCGTCCTGCTCGTCGTCGTGGCCGCCGGCATCCTCGCCTACGGCGTGCACGACCTGCAGGAGGCCGGCATCCTGCCGGGACTGAACACCCTGGCCTTCGACGTCAGCGCCCACGTTCGGCCGGACTCCTGGCTGGGCACCCTGCTCAAGGGCATCTTCAACTTCTCCCCCGCCACCACCGTGCTCGAGGCGGTGGTCTGGGTGCTCTACGTGGTGATCGTGCTGACCCTGTTCCTGCGCCCCACCCGCAGCGCCGCCCCCACCCCCGCCACCGCCGCACTCCGCTCGTGA
- a CDS encoding lytic murein transglycosylase, giving the protein MRPVVGSLALLLVTVLAAAALVSWFSALTSSNMMDRRVRAEAPPAPGAPVPALDLALPVGAHPQLAEWAQRLSTSVGVPALALQAYGYAAASQAAARPQCSLGWTTLAGIGSVESRHGSYGGARLDLAGTARPAIIGIPLDGSPGVQEIADTDEGVLDGDTAVDRAVGPMQFIPETWQRWGADANGDGVADPNNVNDAAMAAARYLCSTGADMGSADGWRSALFTYNRSAVYANQVLQNAAGYAVGVVE; this is encoded by the coding sequence ATGCGCCCCGTGGTCGGTTCGCTGGCGCTGCTGCTGGTCACCGTGCTGGCGGCCGCGGCGCTCGTCAGCTGGTTCTCCGCCCTCACCAGCTCCAACATGATGGACCGGCGGGTGCGCGCGGAGGCGCCGCCCGCCCCCGGGGCACCGGTGCCCGCCCTCGACCTGGCCCTGCCCGTCGGCGCGCACCCGCAGCTCGCCGAGTGGGCGCAGCGCCTGTCCACGTCCGTCGGAGTGCCCGCGCTGGCGCTGCAGGCCTACGGCTACGCCGCGGCCAGCCAGGCGGCGGCCCGCCCCCAGTGCTCGCTCGGCTGGACCACGCTGGCGGGGATCGGCTCGGTGGAGTCGCGCCACGGCAGCTACGGCGGCGCCCGGCTCGACCTGGCGGGCACGGCCCGGCCGGCCATCATCGGGATCCCGCTGGACGGCTCGCCGGGGGTGCAGGAGATCGCGGACACCGACGAGGGGGTGCTGGACGGCGACACCGCCGTGGACCGGGCGGTCGGCCCCATGCAGTTCATCCCGGAGACCTGGCAGCGGTGGGGAGCCGACGCCAACGGCGACGGGGTGGCCGATCCGAACAACGTCAACGACGCGGCCATGGCAGCGGCCCGCTACCTGTGCTCCACCGGGGCCGACATGGGCTCCGCGGACGGGTGGCGATCAGCGCTGTTCACCTACAACCGGTCGGCGGTCTACGCCAACCAGGTGCTGCAGAACGCGGCCGGCTACGCGGTCGGGGTGGTGGAGTAG
- a CDS encoding lytic transglycosylase domain-containing protein: MRARGYLARVLVALVAVGLLVGAVVGAQAVTSTSGSTRPVVEALAPVAVDGSLSSDPASVPVNADAPATAPLPPQNAALPAPAAEPGAPVADPVPNQPAPNQPAPAQPVPNQPRPTTAVPAPRPAAPEPQASTVPAGLSPYSAWAAGLARRIDVPARALQAYGNAQNVLAKEQPRCKLSWTTLAGIARVESNHGRYNGRVLQADGRSSVPIIGIPLDGGPNVQAIPDTDGGALDADTTWDRAVGPFQFIPTTWARWKADGNGDRIADPQNIDDAAVAAGRYLCVGGRNLTNGEDWWRAILSYNLSNAYVQDVFTGADSYARAALD, encoded by the coding sequence GTGAGAGCACGCGGATACCTGGCACGCGTCCTGGTGGCCCTGGTAGCGGTGGGGCTCCTGGTCGGTGCTGTGGTGGGCGCCCAGGCCGTCACCTCGACCAGCGGCAGCACCCGTCCCGTGGTGGAGGCGCTGGCCCCGGTGGCGGTGGACGGCAGCCTGAGCAGCGATCCCGCCTCGGTGCCCGTCAACGCCGACGCCCCGGCCACCGCGCCGCTCCCGCCGCAGAACGCCGCGCTGCCCGCCCCGGCCGCTGAGCCAGGCGCCCCGGTGGCCGACCCCGTGCCCAACCAGCCGGCGCCCAACCAGCCGGCGCCGGCCCAGCCGGTGCCCAACCAACCCCGGCCCACGACGGCGGTGCCCGCCCCCCGGCCCGCCGCTCCGGAGCCGCAGGCCTCCACCGTGCCCGCGGGGCTCTCGCCCTACTCGGCCTGGGCCGCGGGGCTGGCCAGGCGCATCGACGTGCCGGCCCGCGCGCTGCAGGCCTACGGCAACGCCCAGAACGTGCTGGCCAAGGAGCAGCCGCGCTGCAAGCTCTCCTGGACCACGCTGGCCGGCATCGCCCGGGTGGAGAGCAACCACGGTCGCTACAACGGCCGTGTGCTGCAGGCCGACGGTCGCTCGTCCGTGCCGATCATCGGCATCCCCCTGGACGGCGGGCCCAACGTGCAGGCCATCCCGGACACCGACGGCGGGGCGCTCGACGCCGACACCACCTGGGACCGCGCGGTCGGTCCCTTCCAGTTCATCCCCACCACCTGGGCGCGCTGGAAGGCCGACGGCAACGGCGACCGGATCGCCGACCCGCAGAACATCGACGACGCGGCCGTGGCCGCCGGGCGCTACCTGTGCGTCGGCGGACGCAACCTCACCAACGGCGAGGACTGGTGGCGGGCCATCCTCAGCTACAACCTGTCCAACGCCTACGTGCAGGACGTGTTCACCGGCGCCGACAGCTACGCCCGCGCTGCGCTGGACTGA